One window of Tenacibaculum maritimum NCIMB 2154 genomic DNA carries:
- a CDS encoding cupin domain-containing protein, translating to MSVINIKDKFSLFSDHWSPKKIGELNGQQILLAKIKGAFVFHKHDNEDELFMVIKGSLDIEFRDKTITLNEGEFYIVPKGVEHKPIAKEEVHILLFEPLTTKHTGDVISDITVTTYPSI from the coding sequence ATGAGTGTAATTAATATAAAAGATAAATTTAGCTTATTTTCAGACCATTGGTCTCCTAAAAAAATAGGGGAATTAAATGGGCAACAAATACTACTAGCTAAAATAAAAGGCGCCTTTGTTTTTCATAAACATGACAATGAAGATGAGCTATTTATGGTCATAAAAGGTTCTTTAGATATTGAATTTAGAGACAAAACAATTACTCTAAATGAAGGAGAGTTTTATATCGTTCCTAAAGGAGTAGAACACAAACCTATTGCCAAAGAGGAAGTTCATATCTTACTATTTGAGCCCTTAACAACTAAGCATACAGGCGATGTAATTTCTGATATTACTGTAACAACTTACCCATCTATTTAA
- the gdhA gene encoding NADP-specific glutamate dehydrogenase: protein MESKINTFMDYVKERNSNEPEFLQAVHEVAETVIPFIESNPKYQGKKLLERMVEPERTLMFRVAWVDDKGETQVNRGYRVEFNSAIGPYKGGLRFHPSVNLSILKFLGFEQVFKNSLTTLPMGGGKGGSDFNPKGKSDREVMAFCQAFMSELFRHIGANTDVPAGDIGVGGREIGFMFGQYKKLRNEFTGVLTGKGASWGGSLIRPEATGYGDVYFAENMLKTKGDSFEGKIVAISGSGNVAQYATEKATELGAKVVTLSDSSGYIYDQDGIDAEKLAYVMEIKNVRRGRIHEYVEKYPNAKFFKEERPWSVKCDVALPCATQNELNGEEAKTLVANGCICVAEGANMPSTPEAIEVFQNAKILFAPGKASNAGGVATSGLEMSQNSLRYNWTREEVDAKLHQIMNDIHASCVEYGTQKDGFVDYVKGANVAGFVKVADAMLDQGVV from the coding sequence ATGGAATCTAAAATAAATACCTTTATGGATTACGTTAAAGAACGTAATTCTAATGAACCAGAGTTTTTACAAGCTGTGCATGAAGTAGCTGAAACTGTAATTCCATTTATTGAAAGCAATCCTAAATATCAAGGAAAGAAATTGTTAGAAAGAATGGTGGAACCTGAGAGAACTTTAATGTTTAGAGTTGCTTGGGTTGATGATAAAGGAGAAACTCAAGTAAACAGAGGATACAGAGTTGAATTTAACTCTGCTATTGGACCGTACAAAGGAGGATTGCGTTTTCATCCATCAGTAAACTTATCTATTTTAAAGTTTTTAGGATTTGAACAAGTGTTCAAAAACTCATTAACTACTCTTCCTATGGGAGGTGGTAAAGGTGGTTCTGATTTTAATCCTAAAGGAAAATCTGATAGAGAAGTAATGGCTTTTTGTCAAGCTTTCATGTCTGAATTATTCCGTCATATTGGAGCTAATACAGACGTTCCTGCTGGAGATATTGGTGTTGGAGGAAGAGAAATTGGTTTTATGTTTGGTCAATATAAAAAATTACGCAATGAGTTTACAGGAGTATTGACTGGAAAAGGAGCTTCTTGGGGTGGTTCTTTAATTAGACCAGAAGCTACAGGATACGGTGACGTTTATTTCGCTGAAAATATGCTAAAAACAAAAGGGGATTCTTTTGAGGGCAAAATAGTAGCTATTTCTGGATCAGGTAACGTAGCACAATATGCTACCGAAAAAGCAACTGAATTAGGAGCAAAGGTAGTAACCTTATCTGATTCTTCTGGATATATTTATGATCAAGATGGTATTGACGCTGAAAAATTAGCATACGTCATGGAAATCAAAAATGTACGTCGCGGAAGAATCCATGAGTATGTAGAAAAATACCCAAATGCTAAATTCTTTAAAGAGGAAAGACCTTGGAGCGTAAAATGTGACGTTGCTTTACCTTGTGCTACGCAAAATGAATTAAATGGAGAAGAAGCTAAAACCCTGGTAGCCAATGGATGTATTTGTGTTGCAGAAGGAGCTAATATGCCTTCTACACCAGAAGCAATTGAAGTGTTTCAGAATGCTAAAATATTATTTGCCCCTGGAAAAGCATCTAATGCTGGTGGAGTTGCTACATCAGGATTAGAAATGAGTCAAAATTCATTGCGATATAACTGGACAAGAGAAGAAGTTGATGCTAAATTACATCAAATCATGAATGATATTCATGCATCTTGTGTTGAATATGGTACTCAAAAAGATGGTTTTGTAGATTATGTAAAAGGTGCAAACGTTGCTGGTTTCGTAAAAGTTGCTGACGCAATGCTAGACCAAGGAGTTGTATAA
- a CDS encoding sterol desaturase family protein — MGIQLLFEQLESKLAFIFLFSVVLEWVILVINNKINSNKSGFVNLLSYFVELLPYFILDVFFFGIMLWLYNYRLFDLGTSWYVWVLCYVLYDLLFYIIHYLGHRVRFFWCIHGVHHTAEEMKMTVAVRGSFFGFLLTPHNTIWLPLLGFDPFMVLIIDGIAKIYGLFEHINEHFISSKNSWIENIFVTPSVHRVHHSKNHVYLDRNYGETFSIWDHLFGTFQTEIKEEKPLYGMMDDKIDGKNLWQIQTVLWKELWYDIKTAPTFKDKINYLIKPPGWNHIDGGKLAEEFRNEAKQKITSKTS; from the coding sequence ATGGGAATACAATTATTATTCGAACAACTAGAAAGTAAACTAGCTTTTATCTTTCTTTTTTCAGTAGTTTTAGAATGGGTTATTTTAGTTATTAATAATAAAATTAACAGCAATAAAAGTGGTTTTGTAAACTTACTATCTTACTTCGTCGAATTACTCCCCTACTTCATTCTTGATGTGTTTTTCTTTGGAATTATGCTATGGTTATACAATTATCGCTTATTTGACTTAGGAACTTCTTGGTATGTTTGGGTACTCTGCTATGTTTTGTATGACCTTCTTTTCTACATCATTCATTATTTAGGACATAGAGTCCGCTTTTTCTGGTGCATACACGGCGTGCACCATACCGCAGAGGAAATGAAAATGACTGTTGCTGTTAGAGGTTCTTTTTTCGGTTTTCTACTGACTCCACACAATACTATTTGGCTTCCTTTACTAGGATTTGACCCCTTCATGGTACTCATAATTGATGGGATTGCTAAAATATACGGACTTTTTGAACATATTAATGAACATTTTATTTCTTCTAAAAACAGTTGGATAGAAAATATATTTGTAACCCCTTCTGTTCATAGAGTTCATCATTCAAAGAACCATGTGTATTTAGACAGAAACTATGGGGAAACCTTTTCTATATGGGATCACTTATTTGGTACATTCCAAACGGAAATAAAAGAAGAAAAGCCCTTGTATGGAATGATGGATGATAAAATAGATGGTAAAAACTTGTGGCAAATACAAACTGTTTTATGGAAAGAATTATGGTATGATATAAAAACAGCACCTACATTTAAAGATAAAATAAACTATTTAATCAAACCTCCTGGATGGAACCATATAGATGGTGGTAAACTTGCTGAAGAGTTTAGAAATGAAGCAAAGCAAAAAATAACATCCAAGACTTCATAA
- a CDS encoding alpha/beta hydrolase family protein — protein sequence MQISKNNVLQSQHHKPILLDLFFKKNNTQKPIIIFCHGYKGFKDWGAWDLMASYFANAGFFFIKFNFSHNGGTIEHPMDFPDLNSFGENNYTKELNDLKTVIDWISSENDYSKEKNTMDISLIGHSRGGGITAIKAAEDKRVRKLITLAGVSDYKSRFPKGEKLLQWKAENVFYVKNGRTHQKMPHFYQFYKNFIHNESRLTIQRAISSLKIPHLIIHGSNDLTVTIEEAQKQHLWNPNSQFIIIEGGNHVFGASHPWTLEKLPTDLEKALLACINFLKT from the coding sequence ATGCAAATAAGTAAAAACAACGTGTTACAAAGTCAGCACCACAAACCTATCTTATTGGATCTATTCTTTAAAAAAAACAATACCCAAAAACCTATAATTATTTTTTGCCACGGTTATAAAGGTTTTAAAGATTGGGGGGCTTGGGATTTGATGGCTAGCTATTTTGCAAATGCGGGCTTCTTTTTTATTAAATTTAATTTCTCTCATAATGGGGGTACTATTGAACACCCCATGGATTTCCCTGACTTAAACAGCTTTGGTGAAAACAATTATACCAAAGAGCTCAATGATTTAAAAACGGTAATAGATTGGATCAGCTCTGAAAACGACTATTCCAAAGAAAAAAATACGATGGACATTTCATTAATAGGACACAGCAGAGGAGGCGGAATTACTGCTATCAAGGCAGCAGAAGACAAACGAGTACGAAAACTTATCACGCTAGCGGGAGTATCGGATTACAAATCTCGTTTTCCGAAAGGAGAGAAACTGCTTCAATGGAAAGCTGAAAATGTTTTTTATGTAAAAAATGGACGCACCCATCAAAAAATGCCTCATTTTTATCAATTCTACAAAAATTTTATACATAATGAGTCTCGACTTACGATACAACGCGCTATCAGTAGTTTAAAAATTCCACATCTAATAATTCATGGAAGCAATGACCTTACGGTTACTATAGAAGAAGCCCAAAAACAACATCTTTGGAATCCTAATAGCCAATTCATAATTATTGAAGGAGGAAATCATGTTTTTGGCGCTTCACACCCGTGGACACTCGAAAAACTTCCAACAGATTTAGAAAAAGCGCTTTTAGCCTGTATTAATTTTTTAAAAACATAG
- the pheS gene encoding phenylalanine--tRNA ligase subunit alpha, with protein sequence MLDKVKELIGDVKAFKATSKEEVEAFRIKYLGSKGLLRGLFAEFRNVDAALKKDFGQALNNLRNVAEHKVAELNETLESSVEEKSFYGDLTRPSEPIELGSRHPISLVRNQIIEVFNRIGFTVSEGPEIEDDWHNFTALNLPEYHPARDMQDTFFIDKNPDTLLRTHTSSVQVRYMENNEPPIRTISPGRVFRNEDISARAHCIFHQVEGLYIDTDVSFADLKQTLLYFTKEMFGKSKIRLRPSYFPFTEPSAEVDIYWGLETETDYRITKGTGWLEIMGCGMVDPNVLKNANIDPTKYSGYAFGMGIERIAMLLYQIPDIRMFYENDKRFLEQFKSVI encoded by the coding sequence ATGTTAGATAAGGTAAAAGAATTGATTGGCGATGTAAAAGCGTTTAAAGCAACTTCTAAAGAAGAGGTTGAGGCTTTTAGAATAAAGTATTTAGGAAGCAAAGGTTTATTAAGAGGTTTATTTGCCGAATTTAGAAATGTAGATGCAGCGCTTAAAAAAGACTTTGGTCAAGCTTTGAATAATCTAAGAAATGTAGCAGAGCATAAGGTTGCGGAGTTAAATGAAACATTAGAAAGTTCTGTGGAAGAGAAAAGCTTTTATGGAGATTTAACGCGTCCTTCTGAACCTATTGAGTTGGGTTCGCGCCATCCTATTTCACTTGTTAGAAATCAAATTATAGAGGTATTCAACCGTATTGGTTTTACAGTATCAGAAGGCCCAGAAATAGAAGATGATTGGCATAATTTTACTGCTTTAAATTTACCAGAGTATCATCCAGCTCGTGATATGCAGGATACTTTTTTTATTGATAAAAATCCAGATACTTTACTAAGAACGCATACTTCATCAGTACAAGTGCGCTATATGGAAAATAATGAACCTCCAATTCGTACGATTTCTCCAGGACGTGTATTTCGTAATGAAGATATTTCAGCCAGAGCTCATTGTATTTTTCATCAAGTAGAGGGCTTGTATATTGATACAGATGTTTCTTTTGCTGATTTAAAACAAACGTTATTGTACTTTACAAAAGAAATGTTTGGTAAGTCAAAGATACGTTTGCGTCCGTCTTATTTTCCTTTTACAGAACCAAGTGCAGAGGTAGATATTTATTGGGGGCTAGAAACAGAAACGGATTACAGAATTACAAAAGGAACAGGTTGGCTAGAGATTATGGGATGTGGAATGGTGGACCCTAATGTATTAAAAAATGCGAATATAGATCCAACAAAGTATTCAGGGTATGCCTTTGGAATGGGAATTGAGCGCATTGCCATGTTGTTATACCAAATACCTGATATCAGAATGTTTTATGAAAATGATAAGCGTTTCTTAGAGCAGTTTAAATCGGTAATTTAA
- the rsmI gene encoding 16S rRNA (cytidine(1402)-2'-O)-methyltransferase, with product MSKLYLVPTPIGNLEDITFRAIRILKDVDFILAEDTRTSGKLLKHFEITTQMHSHHMHNEHKSVDGILNRLKNGESCAMISDAGTPAISDPGFLLSRACVQNGIPIECLPGATAFVPALVNSGLPNDKFVFEGFLPVKKGRQTRLLLLADETRTMIFYESPHKLVKTLGHFAEYFGENRLVSVSRELTKMFEETIRGTVHEVLTHYTHKPPKGEIVIIVEGKK from the coding sequence ATGAGCAAATTATATTTAGTTCCTACACCAATTGGAAACTTAGAAGATATTACCTTTAGAGCAATTCGTATTTTAAAGGATGTTGACTTTATTTTGGCTGAAGACACCCGTACTAGTGGAAAACTCTTAAAACATTTTGAAATTACCACACAAATGCATAGTCATCATATGCATAATGAACATAAGTCTGTTGACGGTATTTTAAATAGATTAAAAAATGGGGAGTCTTGTGCAATGATTTCAGATGCAGGCACACCTGCTATTTCTGATCCTGGCTTTTTACTGAGTAGAGCTTGTGTACAAAATGGCATCCCTATTGAATGCTTACCTGGTGCTACCGCCTTTGTTCCTGCGTTAGTAAACTCCGGACTCCCAAATGATAAATTTGTCTTTGAAGGTTTCCTACCTGTTAAAAAAGGAAGACAAACTCGTTTATTATTACTTGCTGATGAAACTAGAACTATGATTTTCTATGAATCTCCTCATAAACTTGTCAAAACCTTAGGGCATTTCGCGGAATACTTTGGAGAAAATAGACTTGTTTCTGTATCTAGAGAATTGACCAAAATGTTTGAAGAAACCATCAGAGGAACTGTTCATGAGGTTTTAACTCATTATACCCATAAGCCTCCAAAAGGGGAAATTGTTATTATTGTTGAAGGTAAAAAATAA
- a CDS encoding alanine/glycine:cation symporter family protein: MFLTVQKFIAEFSSWIWGIPLLFLLIGGGLYLFVYSGLVPFRYFGHAVAVLRGKYDKHDAPGDLSHYEALSSAIAATVGMGNISGVAIAIATGGPGAIFWMWISAFVGMATKFFTCSLAVMYRGKDEEGNVKGGPMYVITEGLGKKWKPLALFFASAGLIGTLPAFQANQLTQTLIDVFKVNEANEFIAKLLLGIVIAIIVSMVIFGGIKRIGKVAGKLVPIMVVIYLLTVITILVLRISEVPAIFTLIFTSAFTGKSVVGGALGTLIITGVKRAAFSNEAGLGTAPMMHGTAKTKEPIREGLVAMLGPAIDTLLVCTLTALAILASGVWKGFKGNGISMTLAAFDSVLPYHSGSIILTICVLIFAFSTLFTYSFYGYSCLSYLTTIKVGKYYNYIYVGTVIIASIIKLDFVINLIDSAYALMAIPTVISTLILAPKVKKAATIYFQKLKSGAF, encoded by the coding sequence ATGTTTTTAACTGTTCAAAAGTTCATTGCCGAGTTTTCTTCTTGGATTTGGGGAATCCCTCTGTTATTTTTGCTAATAGGAGGAGGGTTGTATCTTTTTGTGTATTCAGGATTAGTACCTTTTCGATATTTTGGGCATGCTGTTGCCGTTTTGAGAGGGAAATATGATAAGCATGATGCCCCTGGAGATTTATCACATTATGAGGCATTGTCGTCAGCAATTGCAGCAACAGTAGGAATGGGAAATATAAGTGGGGTTGCTATTGCAATAGCAACTGGAGGACCTGGTGCTATTTTTTGGATGTGGATAAGTGCTTTTGTAGGAATGGCAACTAAATTTTTTACTTGTAGTTTAGCAGTAATGTATAGAGGAAAGGATGAAGAAGGAAATGTAAAAGGAGGTCCCATGTATGTGATTACAGAGGGGTTAGGGAAAAAATGGAAACCTCTAGCATTATTTTTTGCAAGTGCAGGATTGATTGGAACTTTGCCTGCATTTCAGGCAAATCAATTAACGCAAACGCTAATAGATGTTTTTAAAGTAAATGAGGCTAATGAGTTTATAGCAAAATTATTGCTAGGGATTGTGATAGCTATTATTGTATCTATGGTCATCTTTGGGGGGATTAAAAGAATAGGGAAAGTTGCAGGTAAATTAGTGCCAATTATGGTGGTTATATATTTACTAACAGTAATCACTATTTTAGTGTTAAGAATAAGTGAGGTTCCAGCTATTTTTACCCTAATTTTTACGAGTGCTTTTACAGGTAAATCAGTTGTAGGAGGAGCGCTAGGAACTTTAATAATAACAGGAGTAAAACGCGCTGCTTTTTCTAATGAAGCTGGATTGGGTACTGCACCAATGATGCATGGTACTGCCAAAACAAAAGAGCCTATTAGAGAAGGATTAGTAGCTATGTTAGGGCCAGCGATTGATACATTGCTAGTATGTACGTTAACTGCCTTGGCTATTTTAGCTTCAGGAGTATGGAAAGGTTTTAAAGGGAATGGCATTTCGATGACCTTGGCCGCTTTTGACTCAGTATTACCCTATCATTCAGGCAGTATCATATTAACTATTTGCGTATTAATTTTTGCCTTTTCAACATTGTTTACCTATTCATTTTATGGATATAGTTGTTTAAGTTATCTGACTACTATAAAAGTAGGAAAGTACTATAATTACATTTATGTTGGTACAGTTATTATAGCATCTATTATAAAGTTAGATTTTGTGATAAATCTAATAGATAGTGCCTACGCGCTTATGGCAATTCCTACGGTGATTTCTACATTGATTTTAGCGCCAAAAGTAAAAAAGGCAGCAACTATCTATTTTCAAAAATTAAAATCTGGAGCTTTCTAG